One genomic window of Roseateles sp. DAIF2 includes the following:
- a CDS encoding sulfite exporter TauE/SafE family protein, translating into MDWIAIASGFGVGLIVGITGVGGGSLMTPLLLSVFKLNPAVAIGTDLWFAALTKVSGSVAHARHGHVKWRITGLLLAGSIPASIATVALMHLTGVTKGWAGALTFSLGIALLLTAVVVAFKKSWQALGLRLERFIPEARKPALTIASGVVLGVLVSLSSIGAGAIGATLILLIYPRLEARYIVGSDIAHAVPLTLVAGIGHATLGHVNWLLLVPLLIGSVPGIWLGAQLTRRLPDGVVRGLLCASLLMAGWKVIH; encoded by the coding sequence TTGGACTGGATTGCGATCGCGAGCGGCTTCGGCGTCGGTCTGATCGTCGGCATCACCGGTGTCGGCGGCGGCTCGCTGATGACCCCGCTGCTGCTGTCCGTCTTCAAGCTGAACCCGGCGGTCGCGATCGGCACCGACCTCTGGTTCGCCGCGCTGACCAAGGTCTCCGGCTCGGTGGCCCATGCGCGCCACGGCCATGTGAAATGGCGCATCACCGGCCTGCTGCTGGCCGGCTCCATCCCCGCCTCGATCGCCACCGTGGCGCTGATGCATCTGACCGGCGTCACCAAGGGCTGGGCCGGCGCGCTGACCTTCTCGCTGGGCATCGCCCTGCTGCTGACCGCCGTGGTGGTCGCCTTCAAGAAGAGCTGGCAGGCCCTGGGCCTGCGGCTGGAGCGCTTCATCCCCGAAGCGCGCAAGCCGGCGCTGACGATCGCCTCCGGCGTGGTGCTGGGCGTGCTGGTTTCGCTGTCCTCGATCGGTGCCGGCGCGATCGGCGCCACCCTGATCCTCCTGATCTACCCGCGCCTGGAGGCGCGCTACATCGTCGGCAGCGACATCGCCCATGCGGTGCCGCTGACCCTGGTCGCCGGCATCGGCCACGCCACCCTGGGCCATGTGAACTGGCTGCTGCTGGTGCCGCTGCTGATCGGCTCGGTGCCCGGCATCTGGCTGGGCGCGCAGCTGACGCGCCGCCTGCCGGACGGCGTGGTGCGCGGCCTGCTGTGCGCCTCGCTGCTGATGGCCGGGTGGAAAGTAATTCATTGA
- the ybiB gene encoding DNA-binding protein YbiB — protein sequence MEFAPLIKEIGRGTRGARDLDEAQAEALFGAMLDRAVPELELGAILLSMRIKGESAAELAGFWRAMQARTARVEIAPATGPRCVLLPTFNGARKQANLMPLVARLLARAGVPVLIFGRHDFDSRISPFELLAALGLAPAATPEQASERLARERLAILPLAALNPGLDALMALRPRLGVRNSGHSVAKLLDAAPGRSVRVVAVTHPEYLDSMGQALLAQSAAGHRGLLMRASEGEAYAHLRRKAQLYGFIDGQRLDLHPADTTDLDWPLSPDCEPAANARLIEAMLDGREPLPPRIAEQVMALRRLAED from the coding sequence ATGGAATTCGCCCCCCTGATCAAGGAAATCGGCCGCGGCACGCGCGGCGCGCGCGACCTGGACGAGGCCCAGGCCGAGGCCCTGTTCGGCGCGATGCTGGACCGCGCGGTGCCGGAGCTGGAGCTGGGCGCGATCCTGCTCTCGATGCGCATCAAGGGCGAGAGCGCGGCCGAGCTGGCCGGCTTCTGGCGCGCGATGCAGGCGCGCACCGCGCGGGTCGAGATAGCGCCGGCCACCGGCCCGCGCTGCGTGCTGCTGCCCACCTTCAACGGTGCACGCAAGCAGGCCAATCTGATGCCCCTGGTGGCGCGGCTGCTGGCGCGCGCGGGCGTGCCGGTGCTGATCTTCGGCCGGCATGATTTCGACAGCCGCATCAGCCCCTTCGAGCTGCTGGCCGCGCTGGGCCTCGCGCCCGCCGCCACGCCCGAGCAGGCGAGCGAACGGCTGGCGCGCGAGCGCCTGGCGATCCTGCCGCTGGCCGCGCTGAACCCGGGGCTGGATGCGCTGATGGCCCTGCGCCCACGCCTGGGCGTGCGCAACAGCGGCCACAGCGTGGCCAAGCTGCTGGATGCGGCGCCGGGGCGCAGCGTGCGCGTCGTCGCGGTGACCCATCCCGAATACCTGGACAGCATGGGCCAGGCCCTGCTGGCGCAAAGCGCGGCCGGCCACCGCGGCCTCCTGATGCGCGCCAGCGAGGGCGAGGCCTACGCGCATCTGCGCCGCAAGGCCCAGCTCTACGGCTTCATCGACGGCCAGCGCCTGGACCTGCACCCGGCCGACACGACGGACCTGGACTGGCCGCTGTCGCCCGACTGCGAGCCGGCGGCCAACGCCCGGCTGATCGAGGCGATGCTGGACGGCCGCGAGCCGCTGCCGCCGCGCATCGCCGAGCAGGTCATGGCCTTGCGCCGTCTGGCCGAGGATTGA
- a CDS encoding HD domain-containing phosphohydrolase gives MGIAKPRSIYLTLSVLMIGIVLLLYAALASYQLSVSKQRMLAQAADTFERIGRETSAAIEAELRPARLSAALLAQTSLLAGARHADRLARLPLLAAALRQNPSLSAVYGGTANGSFVLLRRLDPRQEGALEAPPGSAYLLQSVDRDGAEPRGSYRFFDAELRLLAERERPGYRFDPRERAWFVQAVAARDSGAVVQTSPYLFFTTREVGLTLASAGGTLGAAGVDVSLQALAEMLARQRITPGSELMIVDAQGGVLALAAPGKRLGAQALARGSDARLPLVRELGSPVLLHLWERAQTGTALEPITGLQGREWVLRLQALAGAPGLSLAIAAPRDELQADALRARSVSLLIASGIVLLTLPLVHWAAQLVAQPLKRLAAEAEAISRFEFEGPEPARSHIREVDMLALAMGRMRESLRRFLQISEALAAEHRVEPLLQRLLGETVSVVQASSGAIHLVSDDGQRLVPAAALIDGVVSDPGLLSTWALDERGSPSVTVRALRENRLVDVELRWEEASHLSAYGGLFRRLEASRLRMLALPLRNQRDELVGTLSFTFVDEQGSGPLPAARAAFIQALAGPAAVAIDNQLLLRTQKALLESLIQLVAGAIDAKSPYTGGHCQRVPELTKMLARAACAADSGPYRDFRLDEEDWEALHIAAWLHDCGKVTTPEYVVDKATKLETIHDRIHEIRMRFELLKQEAYLALCEQRLRERDEDLPALRAAAAPAQAALDEDFAFIAACNEGGEFLSPDKLARLQAIAQRRWWRTLDDRLGLSHAERERLAAFPAPALPVQEPLLADKPEHRLRRPARELIPDDNRWGFRMRVPEHLYDRGELHNLSVSRGTLTEEERYKINEHIVQTIKMLSELPFPPHLKSVPEIAGGHHERMDGGGYPRGLTREQMSPQARMMAIADVFEALTADDRPYKKGKRLSEALAIMARMAREQHLDGELFELFLRAGVCLDYARRFMRPEQVDAVRIEDYLS, from the coding sequence ATGGGCATTGCGAAGCCGCGCTCGATTTACCTGACCTTGTCGGTGCTGATGATCGGCATCGTGCTGCTGCTGTACGCGGCGCTGGCGAGCTACCAGCTGAGCGTCAGCAAGCAGCGCATGCTGGCGCAGGCGGCCGACACCTTCGAGCGCATCGGCCGCGAGACCTCGGCGGCGATCGAAGCCGAGCTGCGCCCGGCGCGGCTCAGCGCGGCGCTGCTGGCGCAGACCTCGCTGCTGGCGGGCGCCCGCCATGCCGACCGCCTGGCCCGGCTGCCGCTGCTGGCGGCGGCGCTGCGCCAGAACCCCTCGCTGTCGGCCGTCTACGGCGGCACGGCCAACGGCTCCTTCGTGCTGCTGCGGCGCCTCGACCCGCGGCAGGAGGGCGCGCTGGAGGCGCCGCCGGGCAGCGCCTACCTGCTGCAGTCGGTGGACCGCGATGGCGCCGAGCCGCGCGGCAGCTACCGCTTCTTCGACGCCGAGCTGCGCCTGCTGGCCGAGCGGGAGCGGCCGGGCTACCGCTTCGATCCGCGCGAGCGCGCCTGGTTCGTGCAGGCCGTTGCGGCGCGGGACTCGGGCGCGGTGGTGCAGACCTCGCCCTATCTGTTCTTCACCACCCGCGAGGTCGGCCTGACCCTGGCCAGCGCTGGCGGCACGCTGGGCGCGGCGGGCGTCGACGTCAGCCTGCAGGCCCTGGCCGAGATGCTGGCGCGGCAGCGCATCACGCCGGGCAGCGAGCTGATGATCGTCGACGCGCAGGGCGGCGTGCTGGCGCTGGCCGCACCGGGCAAGCGCCTGGGCGCGCAGGCGCTGGCGCGCGGCAGCGATGCGCGGCTGCCGCTGGTGCGCGAGCTGGGCTCGCCGGTGCTCCTGCATCTGTGGGAGCGGGCCCAGACCGGCACCGCGCTGGAGCCGATCACCGGCCTGCAGGGGCGCGAATGGGTGCTGCGCCTGCAGGCCCTGGCCGGGGCGCCGGGGCTGAGCCTGGCGATCGCGGCGCCGCGCGACGAGCTGCAGGCCGATGCGCTGCGCGCGCGCAGCGTGTCGCTGCTGATCGCCAGCGGCATCGTGCTGCTGACCCTGCCCCTGGTGCATTGGGCGGCGCAGCTGGTGGCGCAGCCGCTGAAGCGGCTGGCGGCCGAGGCGGAGGCGATCAGCCGCTTCGAGTTCGAGGGGCCGGAGCCGGCGCGCAGCCATATCCGCGAGGTCGACATGCTGGCGCTGGCGATGGGCCGGATGCGCGAGTCGCTGCGGCGCTTCCTGCAGATCTCCGAGGCGCTGGCCGCGGAGCATCGGGTCGAGCCGCTGCTGCAGCGCCTGCTCGGCGAGACGGTCTCGGTGGTGCAGGCCTCCAGCGGCGCGATCCACCTGGTCAGCGACGACGGCCAGCGCCTGGTGCCGGCGGCGGCGCTGATCGACGGCGTGGTCAGCGATCCGGGCCTGCTCAGCACCTGGGCGCTGGACGAGCGGGGCAGTCCCTCGGTGACGGTGCGGGCGCTGCGCGAGAACCGGCTGGTCGATGTCGAGCTGCGCTGGGAGGAGGCCAGCCATCTGTCGGCCTATGGCGGCCTATTCCGCCGGCTGGAGGCCTCGCGCCTGCGGATGCTGGCGCTGCCGCTGCGCAACCAGCGCGACGAACTGGTCGGCACCCTGTCCTTCACCTTCGTCGACGAACAGGGCAGCGGCCCGCTGCCGGCGGCGCGCGCCGCCTTCATCCAGGCGCTGGCCGGTCCGGCCGCGGTGGCGATCGACAACCAGCTGCTGCTGCGCACCCAGAAGGCGCTGCTGGAAAGCCTGATCCAGCTGGTGGCCGGCGCGATCGACGCCAAGAGCCCCTACACCGGCGGCCATTGCCAGCGCGTGCCGGAGCTGACCAAGATGCTGGCGCGCGCCGCCTGTGCGGCCGACAGCGGCCCCTACCGCGACTTCAGGCTCGACGAGGAGGACTGGGAGGCGCTGCACATCGCCGCCTGGCTGCACGACTGCGGCAAGGTGACGACGCCGGAATATGTGGTCGACAAGGCGACCAAGCTGGAGACCATCCACGACCGCATCCACGAGATCCGCATGCGCTTCGAGCTGCTGAAGCAGGAAGCCTATCTGGCCCTGTGCGAGCAGCGCCTGCGCGAGCGCGACGAGGACCTGCCGGCGCTGCGCGCCGCGGCCGCGCCGGCGCAGGCCGCACTGGACGAGGACTTCGCCTTCATCGCGGCCTGCAACGAGGGCGGCGAGTTCCTCTCGCCGGACAAGCTGGCGCGGCTGCAGGCGATCGCGCAGCGCCGCTGGTGGCGCACCCTGGACGACCGCCTGGGCCTCTCCCATGCGGAGCGCGAGCGCCTGGCGGCCTTCCCGGCGCCGGCCCTGCCGGTGCAGGAGCCGCTGCTGGCCGACAAGCCCGAGCACCGGCTGCGGCGGCCGGCGCGCGAGCTCATCCCCGACGACAACCGCTGGGGCTTCCGGATGCGGGTGCCCGAACACCTGTACGACCGCGGCGAGCTGCACAACCTGTCGGTGAGCCGCGGCACCCTGACCGAGGAGGAGCGCTACAAGATCAACGAGCACATCGTGCAGACGATCAAGATGCTGTCCGAGCTGCCCTTCCCGCCGCACCTGAAGAGCGTGCCCGAGATCGCCGGCGGCCACCATGAGCGCATGGACGGCGGCGGCTATCCGCGCGGCCTGACGCGCGAACAGATGAGCCCGCAGGCGCGCATGATGGCGATCGCCGATGTCTTCGAGGCCCTGACCGCCGACGACCGGCCCTACAAGAAGGGCAAGCGCCTGTCCGAGGCGCTGGCCATCATGGCGCGCATGGCGCGCGAGCAGCACCTGGACGGCGAGCTGTTCGAGCTGTTCCTGCGCGCCGGCGTCTGCCTCGACTATGCGCGGCGCTTCATGCGGCCCGAGCAGGTCGACGCGGTGCGGATCGAGGACTACCTGTCCTGA
- a CDS encoding DUF4399 domain-containing protein: MRLPVRLLPLVLSAALPAWGQTLPSDALGRRCWQSYSAERSAPDLREPIAVSFTNLRHGYALRSPFWVDFGVRGMGVIPAGNKNAQAGHHHILIDTPLPSNHQAQIPFSNTHRHFGKGQTGAELDLPDGKHTLRLLFADHEHRPYFVYSREITIEVVGRRSAAPLTIDPARFAASCAAWYQDQLGAPRAATREVYVKNLRSEESVGSPFLLSLGVTGLGVAPAGSALKDSGHFSVNISRAGAPAQRLDLRDGRTETVLDLPRGDYEIEARFLDGQGQVLLKAAPLRINVARQDR, translated from the coding sequence ATGCGCCTGCCGGTCCGCCTGCTACCCCTTGTCCTCTCTGCCGCCCTGCCCGCCTGGGGTCAGACCTTGCCCAGCGATGCGCTGGGGCGCCGCTGCTGGCAGAGCTACAGCGCCGAGCGCAGCGCGCCGGACCTGCGCGAGCCGATCGCCGTCAGCTTCACCAATCTGCGCCACGGCTATGCGCTGCGCTCACCCTTCTGGGTCGACTTCGGCGTGCGCGGCATGGGCGTGATCCCGGCCGGCAACAAGAACGCGCAGGCCGGCCACCACCATATCCTGATCGACACGCCGCTGCCCTCGAACCACCAGGCGCAGATCCCCTTCTCCAACACCCACAGGCATTTCGGCAAGGGCCAGACCGGCGCCGAGCTGGACCTGCCCGACGGCAAGCACACGCTGCGCCTGCTGTTCGCCGACCATGAGCACCGGCCCTATTTCGTCTACAGCCGCGAGATCACGATCGAGGTGGTGGGCCGACGCAGCGCCGCGCCGCTGACGATCGACCCGGCCCGCTTCGCCGCGAGCTGCGCCGCCTGGTACCAGGACCAGCTCGGCGCGCCGCGCGCCGCCACGCGCGAGGTCTATGTGAAGAACCTGCGCAGCGAGGAATCGGTCGGCAGCCCCTTCCTGCTGAGCCTGGGCGTGACCGGGCTGGGCGTCGCGCCGGCCGGCTCGGCGCTCAAGGACAGCGGCCATTTCTCGGTCAATATCAGCCGCGCCGGCGCGCCCGCGCAGCGCCTGGACCTGCGCGACGGCCGCACCGAGACCGTGCTGGACCTGCCACGCGGCGACTACGAGATCGAGGCCCGCTTCCTCGACGGCCAGGGTCAGGTCTTGCTGAAGGCCGCGCCGCTGCGCATCAATGTCGCGCGTCAGGACAGGTAG
- a CDS encoding cupin gives MALTHANHGQLIDLKPLADGSTDSPSTSLIKTDQLQLLHVVLHAGQRLPEHKVAGELSLQCLAGRVRLIMPGTELPLAAGQLTVLRGGEPHAVLAEQDSCLLLTLILRH, from the coding sequence ATGGCCCTGACCCACGCCAACCATGGCCAGCTGATCGACCTGAAGCCCCTGGCCGACGGCAGCACCGACAGCCCCAGCACCAGCCTGATCAAGACCGACCAGCTGCAGCTGCTGCATGTGGTGCTGCATGCCGGCCAGCGCCTGCCGGAGCACAAGGTGGCCGGTGAGCTGAGCCTGCAATGCCTGGCCGGGCGGGTGCGGCTGATCATGCCGGGCACCGAGCTGCCGCTGGCGGCCGGCCAGTTGACCGTGCTGCGCGGCGGCGAACCGCATGCGGTGCTGGCCGAGCAGGACAGCTGCCTGCTGCTGACCTTGATCCTCAGACACTAG
- a CDS encoding patatin-like phospholipase family protein has translation MSSVSRRGLLLAPLALAACSQMPLVGSPTPPPPIDATPPGPKPPPKPPRIGLALGGGAARGFAHIGVIQVLEENGIGVDLVAGTSAGSLVAALYASGKNGKELAALAEGMDEGAITDWAFPGRGLIRGEALARFVRERTGHKPIEQMAIPLGILATDLSDGSGVLFRSGDTGTAVRASSAVPAVFQPVKIAGREYVDGGLVAPVPVRQARQMGAELVIAVDISSPPDDKPLGDAMRMLLQTFAIMSRSINAYELREADLVLRPQLLGIGSADFTARRRSIQAGREAALAMLPALRHRIEAKTR, from the coding sequence ATGTCTTCCGTTTCCCGTCGGGGCCTGTTGCTGGCCCCCCTGGCGCTGGCCGCCTGCTCCCAGATGCCGCTTGTCGGCAGCCCGACCCCACCGCCGCCGATCGATGCCACCCCGCCCGGTCCCAAGCCGCCGCCGAAACCGCCGCGCATCGGCCTGGCCCTGGGCGGTGGCGCGGCGCGCGGCTTCGCCCATATCGGCGTGATCCAGGTGCTGGAGGAAAACGGCATCGGGGTGGACCTGGTGGCGGGCACCTCGGCCGGCTCGCTGGTGGCGGCGCTCTATGCCTCGGGCAAGAACGGCAAGGAGCTGGCGGCGCTGGCCGAGGGTATGGACGAGGGCGCGATCACCGACTGGGCCTTCCCGGGCCGCGGCCTGATCCGCGGCGAGGCGCTGGCGCGCTTCGTGCGCGAGCGCACCGGCCACAAGCCGATCGAGCAGATGGCGATCCCGCTGGGCATCCTGGCCACCGACCTGTCCGACGGTTCGGGCGTGCTGTTCCGCAGCGGCGACACCGGCACCGCGGTGCGCGCCTCCAGCGCGGTGCCGGCGGTGTTCCAGCCGGTCAAGATCGCCGGGCGCGAATATGTGGACGGCGGCCTGGTGGCGCCGGTGCCGGTGCGCCAGGCGCGCCAGATGGGCGCGGAGCTGGTGATCGCGGTCGACATCAGTTCGCCGCCGGACGACAAGCCGCTGGGCGACGCGATGCGCATGCTGCTGCAGACCTTCGCGATCATGAGCCGCAGCATCAATGCCTATGAGCTGCGCGAGGCCGACCTGGTGCTGCGGCCGCAGCTGCTGGGCATCGGCAGCGCGGACTTCACGGCGCGCCGGCGCAGCATCCAGGCCGGCCGCGAGGCGGCGCTGGCGATGCTGCCTGCGCTGCGCCACCGCATCGAGGCGAAGACGCGCTGA
- a CDS encoding ABC transporter substrate-binding protein, with amino-acid sequence MSAAFAVRPKNLLPWLLLGLCLLLAAGAARAQPLIAVEDDWPPYAWQGPDGEPKGFAVRLVRAAFAAQGVAVRLQAMPFARCMRDAKEGRAAGCFNATITAENRPQYHWHEPPMFEEELAIFGPADFSGGELGLADLRGRSVGYTNGYTYPTEFMRDPLIRRHGATSDKLLLRMLVNQRVDFILLNTMPGLLRLQGEPALQGKVRRLGKISQDGFWVAFSKAHPEGRQLAEQFGRGLAELRRNGGYQQLQGEFRRELGLPPR; translated from the coding sequence ATGTCCGCCGCTTTTGCAGTACGGCCGAAGAACCTCCTGCCCTGGCTGTTGCTAGGCCTGTGCCTGCTGCTGGCCGCCGGCGCCGCGCGGGCCCAGCCGCTGATCGCGGTCGAGGACGACTGGCCGCCCTATGCCTGGCAGGGCCCGGACGGCGAACCCAAGGGCTTCGCGGTGCGCCTGGTGCGGGCCGCCTTCGCCGCCCAGGGCGTGGCGGTGCGGTTGCAGGCCATGCCCTTCGCGCGCTGCATGCGCGATGCCAAGGAGGGCCGCGCGGCCGGCTGCTTCAACGCGACGATCACCGCCGAGAACCGCCCGCAGTACCACTGGCACGAGCCGCCGATGTTCGAGGAGGAGCTGGCGATCTTCGGCCCGGCCGACTTCAGCGGCGGCGAGCTGGGCCTGGCCGACCTGCGCGGCCGCAGCGTCGGCTACACCAACGGCTACACCTACCCGACCGAGTTCATGCGCGACCCCTTGATCCGGCGCCATGGCGCCACCTCGGACAAGCTGCTGCTGCGCATGCTGGTGAACCAGCGCGTCGACTTCATCCTGCTCAACACCATGCCCGGCCTGCTGCGCCTCCAGGGCGAGCCGGCGTTGCAGGGCAAGGTGCGGCGCCTGGGCAAGATCTCGCAGGACGGCTTCTGGGTCGCCTTCTCCAAGGCCCACCCGGAGGGCCGGCAGCTGGCCGAGCAGTTCGGCCGCGGCCTCGCCGAGCTGCGCCGCAACGGCGGCTACCAGCAGCTGCAGGGCGAGTTCCGGCGCGAGCTGGGCCTGCCGCCGCGCTGA
- a CDS encoding LON peptidase substrate-binding domain-containing protein, producing the protein MQIALFPLQAPLFPGGLLSLRVFEPRYLDLIQRCEKSGEPFGVVLLTAGSEVRQRGEGADFVAERFEPLGTLAHLERLERPRPGLLQIRCTGGRRFRLSGSACLPHGLWMGEGELLPEEVELPLPEDLAQTARLLQGLLHTLETGAAAEDLPVQPPYRWDDCGWLANRWCELLPLPADEKQRLLALDNPLLRLELIGDQLERLRQP; encoded by the coding sequence ATGCAGATTGCGCTTTTTCCGCTCCAGGCTCCCCTGTTTCCCGGCGGCCTGTTGTCGCTGCGGGTGTTCGAGCCGCGTTACCTCGACCTGATCCAGCGCTGCGAGAAAAGCGGCGAGCCCTTCGGCGTGGTGCTGCTGACCGCCGGCAGCGAGGTGCGCCAGCGCGGCGAGGGGGCGGATTTCGTGGCGGAGCGCTTCGAGCCGCTGGGCACGCTGGCCCATCTGGAGCGGCTTGAGCGGCCGCGGCCGGGCCTCTTGCAGATCCGTTGCACGGGCGGGCGGCGCTTTCGCCTGAGCGGCAGCGCCTGCCTGCCGCATGGGCTGTGGATGGGCGAGGGCGAGCTGCTACCGGAGGAGGTGGAGCTGCCGCTGCCCGAGGACCTGGCGCAGACCGCGCGCCTGCTGCAGGGCCTGCTGCACACCCTGGAGACCGGCGCGGCGGCCGAGGACCTGCCGGTGCAGCCGCCCTATCGCTGGGACGACTGTGGCTGGCTGGCGAACCGCTGGTGCGAGCTGCTGCCGCTGCCCGCGGATGAAAAACAGCGCCTGCTGGCGCTGGACAATCCGCTGCTGCGGCTGGAGCTGATCGGCGACCAGCTCGAGCGGCTGCGCCAGCCCTGA
- a CDS encoding methyl-accepting chemotaxis protein, with protein sequence MQLLDRISVGAKLGLAFFLVLLITAVLGVTAIVQLGRVNDTASLMAENLLPSSREAQSTAQQISRYRTREYRLMTTDAGERAAVVDSLQDSRKQVEIHLAAYAKLADSADELEKVKHIQNLWTDYLDNSRAMQEASRQGDDENALRLLAKVGLPKYNALDKALDELVELNTADADKANKLGNEIYANSRWLIAGMTTLAVLLGAGLGFVITRRITRPLHESVLLAEAVAAGDLTHSLRVQGRDEVAQLQGALLRMVVRLKSVVSQVRDGVDSVSSAAAQIATGNQDLSARTEQTASNLEETASSMEQLTGAVGQSADTARQANQLAQTAAEAAERGSQAGAQVSERMQQISDSSKKIADIIGTIDGIAFQTNILALNAAVEAARAGEHGKGFAVVASEVRSLAQRSAEAAKEIKILITRSVETVEVGSAEVASSGAAVGEILRGVQRVTDLMGEIAAAATEQRDGIGQVNQAVANLDQMTQQNAALVEESTAASASLREQAERLAEVVSVFRLA encoded by the coding sequence ATGCAATTGCTCGACCGCATTTCCGTCGGCGCCAAGCTGGGCTTGGCCTTCTTCCTGGTACTCCTGATCACCGCCGTGCTGGGCGTGACCGCCATCGTCCAGCTGGGCCGCGTCAACGACACCGCCAGCCTGATGGCCGAGAACCTGCTGCCTTCCAGCCGCGAGGCCCAGTCCACCGCCCAGCAGATCTCGCGCTACCGCACGCGCGAGTACCGCCTGATGACGACCGATGCCGGCGAGCGCGCGGCCGTGGTCGACTCGCTGCAGGACTCGCGCAAGCAGGTCGAGATCCATCTGGCCGCCTATGCCAAGCTGGCCGATTCGGCCGACGAGCTGGAGAAGGTCAAACACATCCAGAACCTCTGGACCGACTACCTGGACAACAGCCGCGCGATGCAGGAAGCCTCGCGCCAGGGCGACGACGAGAACGCGCTGCGCCTGCTGGCCAAGGTCGGCCTGCCCAAGTACAACGCGCTGGACAAGGCGCTGGACGAGCTGGTCGAGCTGAACACCGCCGACGCCGACAAGGCCAACAAGCTGGGCAACGAGATCTATGCCAACAGCCGCTGGCTGATCGCCGGCATGACCACGCTGGCCGTGCTGCTGGGCGCGGGCCTGGGCTTCGTGATCACCCGCCGCATCACCCGCCCGCTGCACGAATCGGTGCTGCTGGCCGAGGCCGTCGCCGCCGGCGACCTGACGCACAGCCTGCGCGTCCAGGGCCGCGACGAGGTGGCCCAGCTGCAGGGCGCGCTGCTGCGCATGGTGGTGCGGCTGAAGTCGGTCGTCAGCCAGGTGCGCGACGGCGTCGATTCGGTCTCCAGCGCCGCGGCGCAGATCGCCACCGGCAACCAGGACCTGAGCGCCCGCACCGAGCAGACCGCCTCCAACCTGGAGGAGACCGCCTCCAGCATGGAACAGCTGACCGGCGCCGTCGGCCAGTCCGCCGACACCGCGCGCCAGGCGAACCAGCTGGCCCAGACCGCTGCCGAGGCCGCCGAGCGCGGCAGCCAGGCCGGTGCCCAGGTCAGCGAGCGCATGCAGCAGATCAGCGATTCATCGAAGAAGATCGCCGACATCATCGGCACCATCGACGGCATCGCCTTCCAGACCAACATCCTGGCGCTGAACGCCGCGGTGGAAGCCGCCCGCGCCGGCGAGCATGGCAAGGGCTTCGCGGTGGTCGCCTCCGAGGTGCGCTCGCTGGCCCAGCGCAGCGCCGAGGCCGCCAAGGAGATCAAGATCCTGATCACCCGCTCGGTCGAGACGGTCGAGGTCGGCTCGGCCGAGGTCGCCAGCTCCGGCGCCGCGGTCGGCGAGATCCTGCGCGGCGTGCAGCGCGTCACCGACCTGATGGGCGAGATCGCCGCCGCCGCCACCGAGCAGCGCGACGGCATCGGCCAGGTCAATCAGGCCGTCGCCAACCTCGACCAGATGACGCAGCAGAATGCCGCGCTGGTGGAGGAATCGACCGCCGCCTCGGCCTCGCTGCGCGAGCAGGCCGAACGCCTGGCCGAGGTGGTCTCGGTATTCCGGCTCGCCTGA
- a CDS encoding TetR/AcrR family transcriptional regulator, whose translation MGSGIRKKSGTAAAAGTARTRVRRSPAAMATLKREMLERARRICRDEGAAGLSMRRMAQEFGLSTMALYSYFPNKQALLEGLWLEVFEALLERLLPVSAGRRAPLKVLEAHARGLIGFWEERADQFRMIYMSLQQTAGGDAVAMAEQPAYQKLVHLTRERVAACARGAAEPSEETLSLLAAQMVSKQLGYLLLALGVARYPLRDRDALRERVVQDIVAGVVAGLG comes from the coding sequence ATGGGCAGCGGAATCAGGAAGAAGAGCGGGACCGCCGCGGCGGCGGGCACCGCGCGCACGCGGGTGCGGCGCAGCCCGGCGGCGATGGCGACGCTCAAGCGCGAGATGCTGGAGCGCGCGCGCCGGATCTGCCGCGACGAGGGGGCCGCGGGCCTGTCGATGCGCCGCATGGCGCAGGAGTTCGGCCTGTCGACGATGGCGCTGTACAGCTATTTCCCGAACAAGCAGGCGCTGCTGGAGGGGCTGTGGCTGGAGGTGTTCGAGGCGCTGCTGGAGCGGCTGCTGCCGGTCTCGGCCGGGCGGCGCGCGCCGCTGAAGGTGCTGGAGGCGCATGCGCGCGGCCTGATCGGCTTCTGGGAGGAGCGTGCCGACCAGTTCCGCATGATCTACATGTCGCTGCAGCAGACCGCCGGCGGCGACGCGGTGGCGATGGCCGAGCAGCCGGCCTACCAGAAACTGGTGCACCTGACGCGCGAGCGGGTCGCGGCCTGCGCGCGCGGCGCGGCGGAGCCCAGCGAGGAGACCCTGTCCCTGCTGGCGGCGCAGATGGTGTCCAAGCAGCTGGGCTATCTGCTGCTGGCGCTGGGCGTGGCGCGCTACCCGCTGCGCGACCGCGACGCGCTGCGCGAGCGGGTGGTGCAGGACATCGTCGCCGGCGTGGTCGCCGGACTGGGCTGA